A segment of the Crassostrea angulata isolate pt1a10 chromosome 10, ASM2561291v2, whole genome shotgun sequence genome:
AAAAGGACTGGACGAGACAAACACAGGTTCACAGGTTCGTATTTGGAGAATAAGTATATAagaatgaatgtaaatattgccCGATTAAgaagaaatgttaaaaaaattaatgttaaagaaaaaaatgcgaTTTTAGGGTTTGTGAAACGTGTTGGAATTTCAACCATTAAGATTCATAAAAAAGAACACGAAAAATACAGAGTCATAATTATTGGTGTACATATTGCAGTCGCAGGGCATTCTACAAAACCAAGTCTCCTAGCAGAACAGGAAGATAAAACAGCGCTTGTACTTATAGTATTTTTCTCAATGGAGTAAGCGATGTTTTTTCTGAGTTCTGCAATTAAACTGTTATGTTGGGATCTTTTTATTGTTAGTTAACTGCAGTCTGTGTGCGATCTTCAAGAGGCTTCAAATATCCGCTTTATGGGTTCTTAATGTTAGGAGTTAAATGTTCGGGGGGTTTCCGTCAAAATAGCCGAACAAAAAAACACAAAGGGCAACGTTCTATCTATTTGCACAAGGTTTTGCCATTACCAATTCAATTCCAATTAATCGCCGTTACGCAACAAACTATATCAGATTAAAACTAAGATTGTTTTGTTGAAACCAGTAATAACGTCAAATGAAGGCAAATCAAAACGTTTCCAAAGGTTAATTTGGTcttattttacctttaaaaagaataaattatggtctttttttcaaaagaaatttgCATTTAAGTAATCTATAATGTTGTTCAATGTATCGATTACGTCATACTGCTAAATCCTGTACCACATGCCTATGTTCACTTCAGCAATACTTAAAGACCATGCAGTTTCTTTTGTTgaatcatttgttttattgtgGAAACTGCCATAACATTTTATTCTGCTTTGAAAACCATGTCAGAACAAAGACAGCAATCAGAGTACAGATGGCAGTTCATAGCGGTTAACtactgaaaattaaatctattctATAAAACAGTAAATTGTTTTCATCCATAACTGTAAATTGACTGAACAAACATGACACAAATAACCTTAAATCAGagcaaataaatttacataaaaatggtGATAATCTTCCATTATCTGAATTCCCAACAAACCTTCTAGCGCACGCCAAAAGACATTATACAAATTCGCGGCAAATTCTTCAATGATTACGTTTATCAGTAGATTGTCCCAAAACGGTACAGTAGACACGTCTCCTTGAGATGTTAGTACTTGGCGTGCAGCATAACTTAATTCTTTCATACCAATATACATGAACATATAAAAATGCGCCGACTATAATGTTGCACCGGCGGACTCGTTGCTTTGGTATGCAGACTCGGGTTAATCTTTTTCTGTGTTGGTACTTACGAGTTActtttttgtttcataaaaaatcatttacggGGTTTTGACGGTAAATCAGGATTCATCAGGTGTCGCAATTTTTTCTATCTTGCATAGTTTGTTGattcttcaatttctatgcctgtttttaattaattcagaTTACAATGAGATACATTTAAGATCTtctgattaagaaaaaaaacatgcttgTATAAACAAgtacacctctctctctctctctctctctctctctctctctctctctctttggaATTTCCCCAACGTAATTACAACTTTGTCTTATAATAAGCAACTGGTCATGAACCAGAGCAGTTTGGagtcaaaaactttaaattccTCGATTGTTGCAGAGTACAATATTGAGATGGTGAATCTGAATACATGCGTATGATTTACATCGATTGCGTCACGTCAGATcattatatttgtaaatatttgttctaTCACATCAAAGGTTGCATGTAAACCAACGGTTGCAAAAAGGGGGCGTAATCGTGATACACCGATGTACGATACGCTAGCCTCTAAGAACTTAACATGCACAGGATTCGCAAGCTAAAATCTAATTTGATTTCTGAATCCACAAATGATGAATGAAGGGGAACTTGTGACCGGATTAACAATACCGTTAATGGCGTCCCAAGTGGAACTCTCAAGACTGCCAGCATGTCGATTTTACCAGTCATTTATCATTGCTCGGAGATCTACATAGACACAATTAATTAGTGTACAGCAAGGCTTTATCATTATGACAGTAGCACAGACAAGCAAACACTCATGATTTATGGATATTcctaaattcaatttttgtcatACGCAGGCATTCATTGTTGAAGAATTTAcacaaaacgaaacaaaactCAGAATATCCCGTATGTCGAGAAAAGATGGTAACAGACTGGTAAAATCCATTAACGGAAAgtattttatctaatttttctCCCAAGGGACTTGTTCGGAGTCCTTTTGACTTTTTTTGGGAACAGAGAACGATATAGGGATGTTTTTCTTACGATTGGGAAAACAGAAAAGCACTCAGAAAGCGTTGTCATGTGATCTAAATGTAAACGTACTCACAATATATGATTGACAACTATTTAAAACCATTTTGTCGATAGAAATATAGATTTATGCAGTCCGAGTGTCAATGCATTCTGCTATCTATGCACTTGGGGAAGTAATCCCATATGTCCTATGTACAATGTGATAGTCGGGTTATATGATGTTGGCAAATGTTCCTATATACTGTGGAGTTAATTCCTCTCCGAAAGAGGTCAGTGATTAACGTGTATTTTGTAATGTGATCTCAGAGAATTATAAATACtgtatatgtaaacaatttGCTAATGAAGACGGAAAATGAATATCAGACGACAAAATACTAAGTTTCACAAGTTATCAAACATGCCTAATTATACACGTCCTGCACAGTTTATtatcttttgaaattttaaatggcAGAAAACGAGGAATATCATGTGATCAGTATTGCGTGATTAACATTATCGAACAATTTTgcgaaaatgaaataaagaatttgaGAACTATTTCATCCGAATCCGAAATGGTAAATTAACTGATGGTGACCAAAGAGTTCACTTCGACTCACTAAACTTAGGACAAATGACAGCACTTTCATATATAATCAACTTATGTTTAACATATGAGTACCATTAGGGTGTCTCGTCAAATAAACTAAAGGAAAACAATCGACGATGTGATTTTTCTACAGAGGTTTCTTTGGTTATAAAAAGAAtcaaaacaggtacatgtatataaaacttGAAAATCCTGATATTTATCCAGCTATAAAGGATTCAAACACTCCATTGTCTTTAAGTTGAATACAGATATACATTCGCCATtagataagaaatatttttttctctgcaTATATGAGTCTAGAAAACGTTCATTTATGGCTCAAAAATCTCTCATTTCTGATTAGagaaatttcttaattttaaatgcataCTTGATTGATTTAGGGAGAAAATGCACCTCGTATGAACATTAATGAAATCTTTTTTGAGCATAAACCATATCAGTATACCAAAAACTGCATTCTAAATGTGGCATTtctttattatacatatatataaaaaaaactcgctttagaaaatcaaaaatccaaaataaatTGCTTTACtgcttttagaaaaaaaaatccagggCATTATTATACTTAATTTATGGGTTAATCGATGTTAACTGACTCTTTGTTACTTAATATTGGATGATAATGTCCACGGCCTTATTATCAACGTAACAAGTGCTGTAATATAATACCACACTGCAGCAGAGATCTATAACCGAGGCCCCAATATAACAACTTCATCGGTTGGTTTTTGCGATTgtttctgttttcatttgatttttctttggcAAAAATAGACTACGTACTTTAACCAAATAACTAGTTATGGTGACGTCATCAAAACCATCACAACATATCGGATGGCAAAGGAAGTCAGCAAGAAATAGAGCTTTTTCAGCAGAGCAAATTATGTTTTGAAAGAtgatcattatatatatatatatattctaagGAGCTATTCTATGTTAGAAAATAGACCTCTTcgaaattctttttttctgcatatatgAGTCTAGAACACGTTCATTTCCGGCTCAAAAATCTCTCATTTCCTCTTCTCCTTATGTTTAGAGATTCTGAATTTAAGACAGTACAATATTCAAATCTAGCGTTGCATATCACATCGGCGTATCCATGTATTAGAATATTTCGGGAAACAATACAGGCTTAGTCTGTTCCATACTTTGCTTAACGATGCACATCATATTATTTCTCTTCACTTTGAAGTGAATCAAAACGTAAGAATTAACTTCAATACAGAACCTTTTATTGAAATACAGAGATAGTAGCGCACAATTAACGTTTGGTTGTCTTTGGTTTATCCAAACCAGAAGGTAGTTATTCGCCTTTCTAGTTATCAACAGTTAGGCCTCCTTGACATTTCATTACCCTTTCCGAAAGGGTACACGCATGTTTGACGTAAGATAATGAATTTGAACGCACTGTCAATCGTTAATTCGTATTAATCCCCGTAAAATCAGTCAACTATCAAAGAACCAATTgcttattagaaaaaaatctcatggcgatttatttattaacaactTCTTCTGCAGATTGAGATTTCTTGAAACATCCAGCAAGGAAGAGTTCTCCATTAAACCAAACGGTTTTGCACTGGTGCAGGGGTCAGTGTAAGGTTTGGGATGAGGATTTAATAAGAAAGAATTCCGGAATCGCTGGATTTTTTAGCTGCTTTAACCTGTTACCTATATATAAACCCAGGGTCAACACACGGTCCTCATTTATTCTACTGGTACGCGTTCCAGGTATCCTAGAATTATTTGATCACACAGATTAAGGATTCAAATTACAAACTTACGAGATGAACAAATGGCTGTTTATTTTCCCTTGCAATATAATCACAAACACTTTCAATCAAGTATCTTTATTATAGGCTTATCTAAGCAAGAGGAACCTTtgaacatgtatttgtattgttTCAATACCAAGGCAAAGGAAATACTTTTATTTGATGTAAAAGTTTTCTAGAACTTTGAAAAAAACGGAAACCAGTGAATAGAatagacaaatatttttttttaaattgctctTTAACTTATTGCCTATGATACTACAGACAACGTATTTTCGAGATATGAAATTTGGAACGACAAGGCCCACCTGGATATATCAtcaataagagagagagagagagagagagagagagagagagagagagagagagaattgtgTGTGCATGTTTTCGCTATAATCCTGTTCACTAGAATAACCCGATAAAGGCAGTCGACATTTATACTCACCTTCTTTTTggattttatttgatatgaatCTCGCTGAGCGTCGGCGTTTCCGGGCGTTTTACGTTTCCATAACACACAGCCCACTATGGAATAAGTAAAAGTCAAAATCAGTAGCGGAATAACGTAAGTCAGCATCAGAACTATGACAGAGTACGCGATTCTTAATCCGTCGGTCGGCCATTCCTCGTCGCACCGCATACTTCCGTTTTTGTTTGTAGTTTCACACACTTTCAACTGAACAGCACTCAAAGATACAGCAAATATCCAAATGcacaatataataatttttgatcGAGATGTTGCATTGTGGgatttcaaaggggagacaatTGCATGAAAACGGTCAATACCAACCACCATATTGGTTGAGACACTTGAAGAAACGGAGACAGTTTGTAGAAATACGACTATCGGACACATGGGCCTAGAAAACACCCAAGTACCTAACAGTTCGTGTGTAAATGTAAACGGAATACAAAATATTGCCATGATTAAATCCGAAAACGCCAGATTTAATAAAAAGGGTCTGATATCCGTTTTTGACCGTTTACCTTTCGTGAAAACAATAATAGTTGCTATATTGCCAATAATGGCCAATAACGTTGTCATTGAATACAGAATGATGAATATAACCGCTACCTCTAATGGCCATGCGAATGGGTGATAGGGGTTCACGGGACTTACATGATGCAAATCAGAGAGACGCGTTGCCAATATGGAGGAGTTGCTTTGGTTAGAAATGTCCACTATATCCCAACTTGACGTGGTCGTC
Coding sequences within it:
- the LOC128164388 gene encoding QRFP-like peptide receptor; amino-acid sequence: MISSARSEVMAANSSDYIWTTTSSWDIVDISNQSNSSILATRLSDLHHVSPVNPYHPFAWPLEVAVIFIILYSMTTLLAIIGNIATIIVFTKGKRSKTDIRPFLLNLAFSDLIMAIFCIPFTFTHELLGTWVFSRPMCPIVVFLQTVSVSSSVSTNMVVGIDRFHAIVSPLKSHNATSRSKIIILCIWIFAVSLSAVQLKVCETTNKNGSMRCDEEWPTDGLRIAYSVIVLMLTYVIPLLILTFTYSIVGCVLWKRKTPGNADAQRDSYQIKSKKKVVKMLITIVTFFGLCWLPLHSFILVMEITNMDRWADSDLQKVLGHLYFVAHWLAMSNSFVNPIIYGFMNDNFRYDLRALLFQLSPCIIRHSRGRHKVVKKKSRGNGYQLYKYTCANTSDSCSSKDKPFGRSRTQVTKFGKKTKTEASRKMSSASC